The following are encoded in a window of Rosa chinensis cultivar Old Blush chromosome 4, RchiOBHm-V2, whole genome shotgun sequence genomic DNA:
- the LOC112201095 gene encoding protein SMAX1-LIKE 4, with the protein MRSGGCAVQQTLTAEAASVLKHSLSLARRRGHAQVTPLHVAATLLASRTSLLRRACLKAAAAANHNPPHHHPLQCRALELCFNVALNRLPTTPPSGGGGAASPLLVNHGQHHQQQQPSLSNALIAALKRAQAHQRRGCIEQQNQQQPLLTIKVELEQLIISILDDPSVSRVMREAGFSSTSVKNNLEDTSSVSSVFQCYNSTGGVFSSPCSPTAPENLTHHHISPSGNFWQTHFLTYTPEQNPLLFSSPPKKLLLPFNVSSISTPTESVSYSKEDVKLVFEVLVRKNSKKRNTVIVGDSVSITEGLVAEVMGRLERRSEVPEELKSTHFIKFQFPHVSLRYMKREDVESNITELKRKLDHSGGGGAIIYIGDLKWTIGDEREGGLVSGGYSPVEHLVSEISRLVSDYESSSCSSTKPKVWLMATASYQTYMRCQMRQPSLEIQWGLQAVSVPSGGLGLSLHASSVHDSRVIFSQNPSEVLETKPFSSIKDHEQDHGKLPCCEECTSNFEKEAQLLKSGQQKLPAWLQPHGTQSCQKDEVVELRRKWNRLCYSLHQGRHNPNHSSPALYNHQNSIGKNHSYSTSSYPWLSTRNGIFPDLNSISFADHPASDPATHGSNLVPRFRRQQSCSTIEFNFDNGVQKHEVVEPTLDSLKLSEDKEVKITLALGNSVFTDSGESTVQRADMCKLLKENVPWQSESIPSIVEAIIGSKPCSETWFLIDGNDSIGKRRLAQAIAELVLGSANSLLHINMNKREDEMHPRVEKLKKALKSSDKLVVLVEDVDLADTQFLKFLADRKCGEVSRRDGNQGQAIFILTKGESTRNEYPGSIIQMKLKVDEKSTSPSFGIASFEHKRKAEWELENKTKSTRFEEKEDSSVVVAFENVNSKKDFSRQSSFNSNLDLNLKAGEDNEIEDNAGEVSPISSDLTRDSATDVQTPLGFLESVENLFVFNRSPARDREATELFLSKIEGCFEGVYGKQNGVSFSVDKRVLEEISVGSGSFPNSLFEKWLKGIFQTSLKSVKFGGKEGILVRLCLGGTEEGILEGFLGSCLPKKIQIS; encoded by the exons ATGCGCTCAGGAGGTTGTGCGGTGCAGCAGACCCTCACAGCGGAGGCTGCTTCGGTTCTGAAGCACTCTCTCAGCTTAGCCAGGCGGAGAGGCCATGCTCAGGTCACTCCTCTCCACGTGGCCGCCACTCTCCTCGCCTCAAGAACCAGTCTCTTGAGGCGGGCCTGTCTCAAAGCTGCCGCAGCAGCCAACCACAACCCGCCACATCACCACCCTCTCCAATGCAGGGCCCTGGAGCTCTGCTTCAATGTGGCGCTTAACAGGCTCCCCACTACACCTCCCTCAGGAGGTGGCGGCGCCGCCAGTCCCCTGCTGGTCAACCACGGTCAGCACCACCAGCAGCAACAGCCTTCTCTCTCCAATGCTCTCATTGCAGCCCTCAAAAGAGCCCAAGCTCACCAGAGAAGGGGGTGCATAGAGCAGCAGAATCAGCAGCAGCCACTTTTGACGATCAAGGTTGAGCTTGAGCAGCTCATCATCTCCATCTTGGATGACCCAAGTGTTAGCCGGGTTATGAGGGAAGCCGGGTTCTCAAGTACTTCAGTCAAGAACAACTTAGAGGACACCTCCTCTGTTTCCTCCGTTTTCCAGTGTTATAATAGCACTGGTGGGGttttctcttctccttgttcacctACCGCTCCTGAAAACTTAACCCATCATCATATCAGTCCATCTGGGAATTTCTGGCAAACCCATTTCTTGACTTACACTCCTGAGCAAAACCCACTCCTCTTTTCTTCCCCGCCAAAGAAATTACTTCTTCCATTCAATGTCAGCTCCATTAGTACTCCTACAGAGTCTGTCTCTTATTCCAAGGAAGATGTTAAGTTGGTGTTTGAGGTTTTGGTGAGGAAGAACAGTAAGAAAAGGAACACTGTGATTGTGGGTGATTCTGTGTCCATTACTGAAGGCCTTGTTGCTGAGGTCATGGGGAGGTTAGAGAGACGGTCAGAGGTTCCTGAGGAACTGAAATCAACCCATTTCATCAAATTTCAATTTCCACATGTTTCTTTGAGGTACATGAAAAGAGAAGATGTGGAATCAAATATCACAGAGCTCAAAAGGAAATTGGATCACTCTGGAGGAGGTGGTGCTATTATTTACATTGGAGACTTGAAATGGACAATTGGTGATGAGAGAGAAGGAGGATTAGTCTCTGGTGGGTATAGCCCAGTTGAGCATTTAGTTTCAGAAATTTCAAGGTTGGTTTCAGATTATGAAAGCAGCTCATGCTCAAGCACAAAGCCAAAGGTGTGGCTAATGGCTACTGCTAGTTATCAAACATACATGAGATGCCAAATGAGGCAACCTTCTCTTGAGATTCAATGGGGTCTTCAAGCTGTTTCAGTACCATCAGGAGGTCTTGGTTTGAGTCTCCATGCTTCCAG TGTCCATGATTCGAGAGTAATCTTTTCTCAAAACCCATCTGAAGTGCTTGAAACAAAGCCATTCAGTAGCATCAAGGATCATGAACAAGATCATGGTAAGCTCCCCTGCTGTGAAGAATGCACTTCAAATTTTGAGAAAGAAGCTCAGTTGCTCAAATCTGGCCAGCAGAAATTGCCTGCCTGGCTTCAACCACATGGCACCCAATCCTGTCAAAAG GATGAAGTGGTTGAATTGAGGAGAAAGTGGAACAGGTTATGCTACAGTCTGCACCAAGGAAGGCATAATCCGAATCATTCAAGCCCCGCTTTGTACAACCATCAAAACTCAATTGGGAAGAACCACTCTTATAGTACTTCATCGTACCCTTGGTTGTCAACCAGGAATGGCATCTTCCCAGATCTGAATTCGATCTCTTTTGCTGATCATCCAGCTTCAGACCCTGCAACCCATGGCTCTAATCTGGTGCCTCGGTTCAGGAGACAACAATCATGTAGTACAATCGAATTCAATTTCGATAATGGGGTTCAAAAGCATGAAGTAGTGGAACCAACCTTGGATTCTTTGAAACTCAGTGAAGATAAGGAAGTGAAGATCACACTTGCTCTCGGCAACTCTGTGTTTACTGATTCAGGAGAATCGACGGTGCAGAGAGCTGACATGTGTAAGCTTTTGAAAGAGAATGTGCCTTGGCAATCTGAATCCATTCCCTCAATAGTAGAAGCCATAATCGGCTCCAAACCATGTTCGGAAACTTGGTTTCTGATTGATGGGAATGACTCGATTGGAAAGAGAAGGTTGGCTCAAGCAATAGCAGAGTTGGTTCTGGGATCTGCTAATTCACTCTTACATATCAACATGAACAAAAGAGAAGATGAGATGCACCCAAGAGTGGAAAAGCTAAAAAAAGCCTTGAAATCCAGTGACAAACTTGTTGTGTTGGTAGAAGATGTTGATTTGGCTGATACCCAGTTCTTAAAATTCCTAGCTGATCGAAAATGTGGAGAAGTGAGTAGAAGAGATGGGAATCAAGGCCAAGCAATATTCATTTTGACCAAGGGTGAGTCCACAAGAAATGAGTACCCAGGTTCTATAATCCAAATGAAGTTGAAAGTTGATGAAAAAAGTACTAGTCCTAGTTTTGGGATCGCCAGCTTCGAACACAAGCGAAAAGCTGAGTGGGAGCTTGAAAACAAGACCAAATCTACAAGATTTGAAGAAAAGGAGGATTCAAGTGTGGTTGTTGCCTTTGAGAATGTGAATAGCAAGAAGGACTTCTCAAGGCAATCAAGCTTCAACAGTAACCTTGATCTAAACCTCAAAGCCGGTGAGGACAATGAAATCGAAGACAATGCAGGGGAGGTTAGCCCTATTTCAAGTGATTTGACCCGCGACTCTGCCACGGATGTCCAAACCCCACTTGGGTTCCTCGAATCAGTCGAGAACCTCTTCGTTTTCAATCGAAGCCCAGCTAGAGATCGGGAGGCCACCGAGCTTTTCTTGTCCAAGATTGAGGGGTGCTTTGAGGGTGTATATGGGAAACAAAATGGGGTTAGTTTTAGTGTGGATAAGAGGGTGTTAGAAGAGATATCTGTTGGGTCTGGTTCTTTTCCCAATAGCTTGTTTGAGAAATGGCTAAAAGGTATTTTTCAAACAAGCCTAAAATCGGTTAAATTTGGCGGGAAGGAGGGTATACTTGTAAGGCTATGTTTGGGGGGTACAGAAGAAGGCATTTTGGAGGGTTTCTTGGGCTCTTGTCTTCCCAAgaaaatccaaatttcttgA